A region of Fimbriimonadaceae bacterium DNA encodes the following proteins:
- a CDS encoding Glycogen synthase: protein MRVIMLSWEYPPRIVGGISPHVFELSQQLVKQDVEVHVVTKATPQAPDEEVEASGVVVHRVHLEEEPNDFVHEIQLLNQATDLRVRQLLEDWRPGGQPTIFHAHDWLSLDSARELKYEYQLPLVATIHATEAGRHGGIHSDISRYIHEQEYWLTYEAWRIIVCSEFMKGEVQRLFHSPADKVDVIFNGVEPTKFEFDWSEKERADWRSRLALPHEKIVMYVGRFVREKGIHVLLNAASAILASEPNAKFLIVGGGHRERFEKFVRWYGLEEKVLFTGFMANRSLHQLYRVADVAVFPSLYEPFGIVALEGMAAGAPVVSSDAGGLKEVVLHDLTGTTSFAGDAGSLAWAILRTLNDPQRSDRLVAAARDRLKADFDWSKLATKTIATYERVWSEFMHSYWADKTLWPVTPGAEERARELNVKEKALTGAFATRPARPTAVIAPRERISADDALAAEVDAAD, encoded by the coding sequence ATGCGCGTCATCATGCTGTCTTGGGAGTACCCACCCCGGATCGTCGGGGGGATCAGTCCGCATGTGTTCGAGCTCTCCCAGCAGCTTGTCAAGCAGGACGTCGAAGTTCACGTCGTAACGAAGGCGACGCCGCAAGCTCCGGACGAAGAGGTCGAAGCATCGGGGGTCGTGGTCCATCGTGTCCACTTGGAGGAGGAGCCGAATGACTTTGTCCATGAGATCCAGCTCCTAAACCAGGCCACGGACTTAAGGGTGCGGCAGTTGCTCGAGGACTGGAGGCCCGGTGGTCAGCCGACGATCTTCCACGCCCATGACTGGCTTTCGCTGGATTCGGCAAGAGAGCTGAAGTACGAGTACCAGTTACCGCTCGTGGCGACGATCCATGCCACGGAAGCCGGACGGCACGGAGGTATCCATTCGGACATCAGCCGCTACATCCACGAGCAGGAATATTGGCTGACATACGAGGCCTGGCGAATTATCGTCTGTTCCGAATTTATGAAGGGTGAGGTTCAGCGCCTCTTCCACAGCCCCGCTGATAAGGTGGACGTTATCTTCAACGGGGTGGAGCCCACCAAATTCGAGTTCGATTGGTCGGAAAAGGAGCGGGCTGACTGGCGATCGAGGCTGGCGTTACCTCACGAAAAGATCGTCATGTATGTCGGTCGGTTCGTCCGCGAGAAAGGCATCCACGTCTTACTGAATGCGGCGAGTGCGATTCTCGCTTCCGAGCCCAATGCCAAATTCCTTATCGTCGGCGGCGGCCATCGGGAGCGCTTTGAGAAGTTCGTCCGCTGGTACGGGCTCGAAGAGAAGGTGCTGTTTACTGGCTTTATGGCGAACCGGTCGCTGCACCAGCTTTACCGGGTTGCCGATGTGGCCGTCTTCCCCTCGCTCTATGAGCCCTTTGGAATCGTCGCCCTGGAGGGCATGGCAGCCGGCGCGCCGGTGGTCTCCAGCGACGCGGGAGGCCTGAAGGAGGTCGTTCTTCACGACCTGACCGGAACGACGAGCTTTGCGGGAGATGCCGGCAGCCTGGCCTGGGCGATCTTGAGAACCCTTAACGATCCTCAGCGAAGCGACCGGCTGGTTGCAGCTGCTCGCGACAGGCTGAAAGCGGACTTTGATTGGTCCAAGCTCGCCACGAAGACGATTGCGACCTACGAACGGGTGTGGAGCGAGTTCATGCATAGCTATTGGGCCGACAAGACCCTGTGGCCGGTCACCCCTGGCGCCGAGGAGCGCGCTCGCGAACTCAACGTGAAGGAGAAGGCGCTAACGGGAGCCTTCGCCACGCGGCCGGCACGGCCAACCGCAGTCATTGCTCCTCGCGAACGAATCAGCGCCGACGACGCGCTGGCGGCGGAAGTCGATGCTGCAGATTGA